A stretch of Anaerobacillus alkaliphilus DNA encodes these proteins:
- a CDS encoding phospho-sugar mutase produces the protein MDWKNTYETWVNYEKLDQELHEQLQKINENEQLLEDCFYKNLEFGTGGMRGEIGPGTNRMNVYTIRKAALGLAQFILAHGDDAIQRGVAIAYDNRFKSQEFALESALTLGKLGIKTYLFKRLRPTPELSFAVRYLNAFSGIVITASHNPPEYNGFKVYGDDGAQLTPDAAELLVDKVNEVENELLIEVAEKEALLENGLLVMIEEEIDDAYVEQLKTVIVNKELVSTFGQEVKIVFTPLHGTATLPVQRGFEAVGFTNYQIIEEQAIPDPKFTTVASPNPEEHSAFEMAIKYGLEFDADVLIATDPDADRVGVAVKDDKGEYVVLTGNQTGALMVEYLLSQQQKAGTLPANGIVIKTIVTSELGRIIAEAYGLSALDTLTGFKFIGEKIREYETSGEKTFLFGYEESYGYLVKDFARDKDAIQAVLLAAELTAYYKSQGKTLYQGLMELFEKYGYYLEGLQSITLKGKTGIEKMNEIITSFRENPPSDFAGSRVVAVEDYLLQERIFIETGSKEEITLPKSNVLKYLLDDQSWICVRPSGTEPKIKFYFGTTSDSLEASETHLDQLKASVMEKIN, from the coding sequence ATGGATTGGAAGAATACATATGAAACATGGGTCAATTATGAAAAACTTGACCAGGAATTACATGAACAGTTACAAAAAATAAATGAAAATGAACAGTTGCTAGAAGACTGTTTCTATAAAAATTTAGAGTTCGGTACGGGTGGAATGAGAGGTGAAATTGGTCCTGGGACAAATCGAATGAACGTATATACTATTCGTAAGGCAGCCCTAGGATTGGCTCAATTCATTCTTGCTCATGGTGATGACGCGATTCAAAGAGGTGTTGCCATAGCATATGACAACCGTTTTAAATCGCAGGAATTCGCGTTAGAATCGGCGTTGACTTTAGGGAAACTTGGGATCAAAACTTACCTTTTTAAAAGATTACGCCCTACACCAGAACTTTCATTTGCGGTTCGCTATTTAAACGCGTTTTCTGGTATCGTGATCACTGCAAGTCACAATCCACCAGAATATAATGGCTTTAAGGTTTACGGAGATGATGGTGCTCAATTAACTCCGGATGCAGCTGAGTTACTAGTAGACAAGGTAAATGAGGTTGAAAATGAGTTGTTAATAGAAGTTGCTGAGAAAGAAGCACTACTAGAAAACGGTTTGCTTGTGATGATTGAAGAAGAGATAGATGACGCTTATGTCGAACAGTTAAAGACTGTAATTGTAAATAAAGAATTAGTGAGTACGTTTGGTCAAGAGGTGAAGATTGTCTTTACCCCACTTCACGGAACAGCAACATTACCTGTTCAACGAGGATTTGAGGCTGTTGGCTTTACAAATTATCAAATTATTGAAGAACAAGCTATTCCTGACCCGAAATTTACAACAGTTGCATCGCCTAACCCCGAAGAGCATTCTGCTTTTGAAATGGCCATTAAATACGGATTAGAGTTTGATGCAGATGTACTTATTGCCACAGACCCAGATGCTGACCGAGTTGGTGTTGCAGTAAAGGATGACAAAGGTGAATATGTGGTTCTTACAGGAAATCAAACAGGCGCCTTAATGGTTGAATATTTGCTTTCGCAGCAGCAAAAGGCAGGGACTCTTCCGGCCAATGGTATTGTAATTAAAACAATTGTAACTTCGGAGCTTGGTAGAATTATTGCTGAAGCATATGGTTTATCAGCATTAGATACCTTAACAGGATTTAAGTTTATCGGTGAGAAAATTAGGGAATACGAAACGTCAGGTGAGAAGACTTTCTTATTTGGTTATGAAGAGAGCTATGGATACCTAGTAAAGGACTTTGCGCGAGACAAAGATGCTATACAAGCCGTTCTGTTAGCGGCAGAACTTACTGCTTATTATAAATCTCAAGGTAAAACTCTTTATCAGGGATTAATGGAACTTTTTGAAAAGTACGGTTATTACTTAGAAGGCCTACAATCAATTACACTAAAAGGGAAAACAGGCATCGAAAAAATGAACGAAATCATTACCTCTTTTAGAGAAAATCCGCCTAGCGATTTTGCTGGTTCTCGAGTAGTTGCGGTAGAGGATTATTTGTTGCAGGAACGTATATTTATTGAAACAGGTAGTAAAGAAGAAATTACGCTTCCAAAGTCAAATGTTCTGAAATATCTTCTTGATGATCAATCATGGATCTGCGTTCGACCATCAGGAACAGAACCAAAGATTAAGTTTTACTTTGGAACAACTAGTGACTCTTTAGAAGCTAGTGAAACTCATTTAGATCAATTAAAAGCATCTGTGATGGAGAAAATTAATTAG
- a CDS encoding aspartyl-phosphate phosphatase Spo0E family protein, protein MVTTGQMLGCNIESKRREMIEASNRYGLCANVTIKISQELDELLNQYYRMMTQPKEMYVETSK, encoded by the coding sequence ATGGTTACAACAGGGCAGATGTTAGGGTGTAATATAGAGAGTAAAAGAAGGGAAATGATTGAAGCTAGCAATCGCTATGGCTTGTGTGCCAATGTGACAATTAAAATTAGTCAAGAGTTGGACGAGCTTTTAAACCAATACTACAGAATGATGACACAACCCAAAGAAATGTATGTTGAAACTAGTAAATAA